The following are encoded in a window of uncultured Pseudomonas sp. genomic DNA:
- a CDS encoding type II secretion system F family protein: protein MAVKALKTSTFAWEGTNKQGAKIKGEVSGQNPALVKAQLRKQGINPTKVRKKSMSLLSAGKKIKPMDIALFARQMATMMKAGVPLLQSFEIIAEGVDNPNMRKLIDDIKQHVAAGNSFAASLRTRPEHFDDLFCNLVDAGEQAGALEDLLDRVATYKEKTEALKAKIKKAMNYPIAVVLVAVIVSAILLIKVVPQFESVFANFGAELPAFTQFVIGISQALQEWWFIILIGFFAAGFSFVEAKKRSEKLRNWLDRTALKAPIVGDIIYKSSVARYARTLATTFAAGVPLVEALDSVAGATGNIVFKNAVNKIKQDVSAGMQLNFSMRSTEVFPSMAIQMTAIGEESGALDMMLDKVASYYEAEVDNAVDGLTALMEPLIMSVLGVLVGGLIIAMYLPIFQLGAVV from the coding sequence ATGGCCGTTAAAGCACTAAAAACCAGCACCTTTGCCTGGGAAGGCACCAATAAGCAGGGTGCCAAAATAAAAGGTGAAGTCAGCGGCCAAAACCCCGCATTGGTAAAGGCACAACTGCGCAAGCAGGGCATCAACCCAACCAAAGTCCGTAAAAAATCGATGTCCCTGCTCAGCGCAGGGAAAAAGATCAAACCAATGGACATCGCGCTGTTTGCCCGGCAAATGGCGACGATGATGAAGGCTGGTGTACCCCTGCTGCAGTCGTTTGAAATTATCGCAGAGGGCGTTGACAACCCGAATATGCGCAAGCTGATTGATGACATCAAACAGCATGTGGCGGCGGGTAATAGTTTTGCTGCTTCGCTGCGCACACGCCCAGAGCATTTTGATGACCTGTTCTGCAACCTGGTAGATGCAGGCGAGCAAGCCGGCGCACTGGAAGACCTACTGGACCGAGTAGCAACCTACAAAGAAAAGACCGAAGCGCTTAAAGCTAAAATCAAAAAAGCCATGAACTACCCCATCGCAGTAGTGCTGGTGGCGGTGATTGTTTCAGCTATTTTGTTGATCAAAGTAGTGCCGCAATTCGAATCTGTATTTGCCAACTTTGGCGCTGAGCTACCTGCCTTTACTCAGTTTGTAATCGGCATTTCCCAAGCCTTGCAAGAGTGGTGGTTTATCATCCTGATTGGTTTTTTCGCCGCAGGTTTTTCTTTTGTTGAGGCAAAAAAGCGCTCAGAGAAACTCCGTAACTGGCTCGACCGCACAGCCCTCAAAGCCCCGATTGTTGGCGACATCATTTATAAATCATCAGTGGCTCGCTACGCCCGTACCCTGGCAACCACCTTTGCCGCCGGCGTGCCACTTGTGGAAGCCTTGGACTCAGTCGCCGGAGCAACCGGTAATATCGTATTCAAGAATGCCGTGAATAAAATCAAACAGGATGTTAGCGCCGGTATGCAGCTGAACTTCTCCATGCGCAGCACGGAAGTCTTCCCCTCGATGGCCATCCAAATGACCGCCATCGGCGAAGAGTCCGGCGCACTGGACATGATGCTGGATAAAGTCGCCAGTTATTACGAGGCTGAGGTCGACAATGCCGTCGATGGTTTGACCGCCCTGATGGAGCCGCTAATTATGTCGGTACTCGGCGTACTGGTCGGCGGTCTGATCATTGCCATGTACTTGCCTATTTTCCAACTGGGTGCTGTTGTTTAA
- the pilB gene encoding type IV-A pilus assembly ATPase PilB has protein sequence MNDSVSLTGLARQMVLAELLDERAAQQAQAQAQRNKLSLVTYLVQNKLVKSRVLAELASDQFGVSFVDLNALDKESLPKDLVTEKLVRQHRVLPLWRRGNKLFVAVSDPTNHQAITDIQFSTGMNTEAILVEDDKLGEAIDKFFDSAASGMEDLADIDLDSLDVEAVNDETEAAGDGNSADDAPVVRFVNKMLLDAIKKGSSDLHFEPYEKTYRVRFRTDGILQEIARPPIQLSPRISARLKVMAGLDISERRKPQDGRIKMRISKTKSIDFRVSTCPTLWGEKIVMRILDSASAQMGIDALGYEESQKELYMTALKQPQGMILVTGPTGSGKTVSLYTGLNILNTVDVNISTAEDPVEINLEGINQVNVNPKQGMDFTAALKSFLRQDPDIIMVGEIRDLDTASIAIKAAQTGHMVMSTLHTNSAAETLTRLRNMGVPSFNIATSVNLIIAQRLARKLCSTCKKEIQIPREALLEEGFPADKIGTFKTYEPVGCENCNGGYKGRVGIYEVVKNTPALQRIIMEEGNSIDISIQMRKDGFNDLRTSALLKAMQGVTSLAEVNRVTKD, from the coding sequence ATGAACGATAGCGTGTCCCTTACCGGCCTGGCCCGGCAGATGGTGTTGGCGGAACTGCTGGATGAAAGAGCCGCGCAGCAGGCGCAAGCCCAGGCGCAGCGCAACAAGCTGTCGCTGGTCACCTACTTGGTACAAAACAAACTGGTTAAAAGCCGTGTACTGGCCGAGCTGGCCAGCGATCAGTTCGGCGTGTCTTTTGTCGACCTAAATGCCCTCGATAAAGAAAGCCTGCCTAAAGATCTGGTGACCGAAAAGCTGGTGCGCCAGCACCGCGTGCTGCCGTTATGGCGTCGCGGCAACAAGCTGTTTGTCGCGGTCTCCGACCCCACCAACCACCAAGCTATTACCGACATTCAATTCAGCACCGGGATGAACACCGAAGCCATTTTGGTTGAGGATGACAAGCTCGGCGAGGCCATCGATAAGTTTTTCGACTCCGCCGCCAGCGGCATGGAAGACCTGGCCGACATCGACCTCGACAGCCTGGATGTCGAGGCAGTTAATGACGAAACCGAAGCGGCGGGCGACGGCAATTCGGCCGACGATGCCCCAGTGGTGCGTTTCGTCAACAAAATGCTGCTGGATGCGATTAAAAAAGGCTCATCCGACCTGCACTTCGAGCCATACGAGAAAACTTACCGCGTGCGCTTTCGCACCGACGGCATCCTGCAGGAGATCGCGCGACCGCCGATCCAGCTTTCACCACGCATCTCCGCGCGCTTGAAAGTGATGGCCGGCCTGGATATTTCCGAGCGGCGCAAGCCGCAGGACGGGCGTATCAAGATGCGTATCTCGAAAACCAAATCCATCGACTTTCGCGTCAGCACCTGCCCAACGCTGTGGGGCGAGAAAATCGTGATGCGGATTCTTGACTCCGCCAGCGCACAAATGGGCATCGACGCTTTGGGTTATGAGGAGTCGCAAAAAGAGCTGTACATGACGGCGCTCAAGCAGCCGCAGGGCATGATTCTGGTGACTGGCCCAACCGGCTCCGGCAAAACCGTATCGTTGTATACCGGCTTGAACATCCTCAATACCGTTGACGTGAACATTTCCACCGCCGAAGACCCGGTGGAAATCAACCTGGAAGGCATCAACCAGGTCAACGTCAACCCCAAGCAGGGCATGGACTTCACCGCCGCACTGAAGTCCTTCCTGCGTCAGGACCCGGACATCATCATGGTCGGCGAGATTCGTGACCTGGATACCGCCTCCATCGCCATCAAGGCTGCGCAAACCGGGCACATGGTGATGTCGACGCTGCACACTAACAGCGCGGCGGAAACCTTGACCCGCCTTCGCAATATGGGTGTGCCGTCGTTCAACATCGCCACCTCGGTCAACCTGATCATCGCCCAGCGTCTTGCGCGCAAGCTGTGCAGTACCTGTAAGAAAGAAATCCAGATCCCCCGCGAAGCCCTACTTGAGGAAGGTTTCCCGGCTGACAAGATCGGCACCTTCAAGACTTACGAGCCCGTCGGCTGTGAAAATTGTAATGGCGGTTACAAAGGCCGTGTCGGGATTTATGAAGTGGTTAAAAACACGCCGGCGCTGCAGCGGATTATCATGGAGGAAGGCAACTCGATTGATATCTCCATCCAGATGCGCAAAGACGGCTTTAATGATCTGCGAACTTCAGCTTTGCTGAAGGCCATGCAGGGCGTGACCAGCCTCGCTGAAGTGAACCGCGTAACAAAGGACTAA
- a CDS encoding prepilin-type N-terminal cleavage/methylation domain-containing protein, giving the protein MKAQMQKGFTLIELMIVVAIIGILAAVALPAYQDYTNKAKVSEVVLAASSARTCVTEIVQSTGASNLDTCANSFTATKYVGTLAVNATSGVVTATSTGLSETATITLTPTISGNTISQWACTGTPTKWMPGSCR; this is encoded by the coding sequence ATGAAAGCTCAAATGCAGAAAGGCTTTACCTTGATTGAATTGATGATCGTGGTTGCGATTATCGGTATTTTGGCTGCAGTTGCGCTGCCGGCTTATCAGGATTACACCAACAAAGCAAAAGTTTCTGAGGTTGTATTGGCTGCTAGCTCTGCGCGTACATGTGTGACTGAAATTGTTCAGTCTACAGGGGCTTCCAACTTGGATACTTGCGCGAACAGTTTCACTGCGACTAAATATGTTGGTACTTTGGCTGTAAATGCAACTTCGGGTGTTGTGACTGCTACAAGTACGGGTCTCAGCGAGACAGCTACAATTACACTTACCCCAACTATCTCGGGTAACACTATCAGTCAGTGGGCTTGTACTGGTACACCGACAAAGTGGATGCCTGGTTCTTGCCGTTAA